One Ananas comosus cultivar F153 linkage group 1, ASM154086v1, whole genome shotgun sequence DNA window includes the following coding sequences:
- the LOC109716482 gene encoding cysteine--tRNA ligase, chloroplastic/mitochondrial-like: protein MGDPELVLFNSMSKQKEPFKPIVDGKASMYVCGVTPYDLSHIGHARAYVAFDVLHRYLKHLGYEIKYVRNFTDIDDKIIKRANEAGEDPLSLSSRFSKEFLDDMAVLQCLPPTHEPRVTDHTNQIKDMIAKIIDNGHAYTLEGDVYFSVDSFPDYCRLSGRKLDDNLAGGGGRASVDLRKRNPADFALWKSAKPGEPSWESPWGPGRPGWHIECSAMSSHYLGHAFDIHGGGKDLIFPHHENELAQSRAACPESNVNYWMHNGFVNRDNQKMSKSDNNFFTIRDIIEKYHPLALRFFLMRTHYRADVNYSDRQLDTASDRVFYIYQTIQDCEKALSPFREGNIKGQIPDDIRELVNKFPANFTASMSDDLHTTAVLDDLMEPLKAINSNLKKFKGKKQQQSLIQALIALEKEVKDVLGILGLMPSSSCAEVLQQLKEKALKRAGMSEEELSQKIEERTLARKNKQYSESDRIRKELSAVGIALMDEPGGTVWRPCEPERPED from the exons ATGGGGGATCCGGAGCTCGTCCTCTTCAACTCCATGTCGAAGCAGAAGGAGCCCTTCAAGCCGATAGTTGACGGGAAGGCCTCCATGTACGTTTGCGGCGTCACCCCCTACGATCTCAGCCACATCGGCCACGCCCGCGCCTACGTCGCCTTTGACGTGCTCCACAG ATACTTGAAGCATTTGGGATATGAAATTAAGTACGTGCGCAACTTCACTGATATCGACGACAAG ATCATCAAACGAGCAAATGAAGCTGGGGAGGATCCATTAAGTTTAAGTAGCCGATTTAGCAAAGAATTCTTGGATGATATGGCTGTCCTTCAATGCTTGCCTCCAACTCATGAACCACGTGTGACAGATCACACAAACCAGATAAAGGATATGATAGCAAAG ATAATTGATAATGGCCATGCCTACACTCTTGAGGGAGATGTTTACTTTTCTGTTGATAGTTTTCCCGATTATTGCCGTTTGTCTGGACGGAAGTTAGATGACAATCTTGCAGGTGGAGGTGGACGAGCCTCTGTTGATCTGAGAAAGCGGAATCCCGCAGACTTTGCATTATGGAAG tCTGCTAAGCCTGGTGAGCCAAGTTGGGAAAGTCCATGGGGCCCAGGGCGACCAGGGTGGCATATTGAATGCAGTGCCATGAGTTCTCATTATTTAGGCCATGCTTTCGATATTCATGGTGGGGGAAAGGATTTGATCTTCCCTCACCATGAAAACGAGCTCGCGCAGAGTCGAGCTGCTTGTCCAGAAAGCAACGTGAACTATTGGATGCATAATGGCTTCGTCAACCGGGATAATCAGAAAATGTCCAAGTCAGACAATAACTTCTTCACAATCCGAGAT ATAATTGAGAAATATCATCCTTTAGCATTAAGGTTCTTCTTAATGCGCACACACTACCGGGCAGATGTGAATTACTCTGATAGACAGCTTGACACCGCATCGGATCGTGTCTTCTACATATATCAG ACTATACAGGACTGTGAAAAGGCTCTATCCCCATTTCGTGAAGGAAATATCAAAGGTCAGATTCCAGATGATATCAGAGAACTGGTCAATAAGTTCCCCGCCAATTTCACAGCTTCTATGTCTGATGATTTGCACACTACTGCTGTTCTGGATGACCTAATGGAACCTCTGAAGGCAATCAACagcaatttgaagaaatttaag GGTAAGAAGCAGCAGCAATCGCTTATTCAAGCCCTGATTGCTTTGGAAAAAGAAGTTAAGGATGTACTTGGGATCCTTGGTCTGATGCCGTCGTCATCTTGTGCAGAG GTGTTGCAACAACTAAAAGAGAAGGCACTAAAGAGAGCGGGGATGTCGGAGGAAGAACTCTCGCAGAAGATTGAGGAGAGGACATTGGCGAGGAAGAACAAACAGTACAGCGAATCCGATAGGATCAGGAAAGAGCTCAGCGCCGTGGGGATCGCCCTAATGGATGAACCAGGTGGTACAGTATGGAGACCGTGCGAACCCGAGCGTCCAGAAGATTAA